One window of Aerococcus tenax genomic DNA carries:
- a CDS encoding class I SAM-dependent DNA methyltransferase, with translation MKTNQYALFSEVYHQIFDQSLYQAWQNYLEDQVETRLTQQEGLKILDMACGDGRLTLELAKAGYDVTGMDLSEEMLIIAQAEMQEAGVYVPYFQADMRSFKTETKYDLISIFCDSVCYLDSLADLEATFKACYEALEKGGLLLFDIHSSYQMNCIYPDFQWVDSWDDAVFTWQSDQLRGPNTIDHLLNIFVKDEDSQLYQRFEEVHQEQIWPLENYQEALLSLGFNDIQITADFSQDKPSQKSRRLFFSCKK, from the coding sequence ATGAAGACTAACCAATATGCCTTGTTTAGTGAAGTCTACCACCAAATTTTTGACCAATCCCTCTACCAGGCCTGGCAGAATTATTTAGAAGATCAGGTTGAGACGCGCTTGACTCAGCAAGAGGGACTAAAAATTTTGGATATGGCTTGTGGAGATGGGCGCTTAACCCTGGAACTGGCCAAGGCGGGTTATGATGTGACAGGAATGGACCTGTCTGAAGAAATGTTAATCATTGCTCAAGCTGAGATGCAGGAGGCAGGGGTTTACGTTCCTTATTTTCAAGCAGATATGCGCAGCTTTAAAACCGAAACAAAGTATGACCTGATTTCTATTTTTTGTGACAGTGTCTGTTACTTAGACAGTCTAGCTGACTTAGAAGCTACCTTTAAGGCTTGCTATGAGGCCTTAGAAAAGGGTGGCCTCTTGCTTTTTGATATCCATAGTTCTTACCAGATGAATTGCATATACCCTGACTTTCAATGGGTGGATAGCTGGGATGATGCTGTTTTTACCTGGCAAAGTGACCAGCTGAGGGGGCCTAATACCATCGATCATTTATTGAATATCTTCGTTAAGGATGAGGACAGTCAACTTTACCAGCGCTTTGAGGAAGTCCATCAGGAACAAATTTGGCCCCTAGAAAACTACCAAGAAGCCTTACTCAGCCTAGGTTTTAATGATATTCAAATCACAGCAGACTTTAGCCAAGATAAACCTAGCCAAAAGAGTCGCCGCCTCTTTTTTTCCTGTAAAAAGTAA
- a CDS encoding tRNA(Met) cytidine acetate ligase codes for MTVCGMIVEWNPFHNGHAYLIQQLKGRQPDTVIIAIMSGNYVQRGQAALLSKWQRAEVALKNGCDLVIELPFWYAVQPADFFAEGAVGCLHALGCQQLAFGSELENFAPYQKLAQWVSDHEETVALKQQNEAFHANNYGKSSISLLADLVAEVPELRRLKIDFTDNSNVLLAYSYAKANAKYQAPMSLTAIKRQGSQHRDQDMSPGANYASSTSIRKALLEDQVDPHQLDQLMPQAMVEKLELVNYHSSWSALYPLLRYKILSESRQKLADYYQVYEGIEKNFIEAARKETCYADFLNQVTNKKWSKYRIQRALLMIFLGVSDQEMQDHLKKRQPLYLLGANARGRNYLKGLEITDPSSYAMINRVGKDESKAWPLWIRVDEVYQRIVMESEESQLFAHPPIML; via the coding sequence ATGACTGTCTGTGGAATGATTGTAGAATGGAATCCTTTTCATAATGGCCATGCTTATCTGATCCAACAGCTTAAGGGCCGTCAACCGGATACAGTTATCATTGCTATAATGAGTGGCAATTATGTCCAAAGGGGTCAAGCCGCCTTGCTTTCTAAGTGGCAACGAGCGGAAGTCGCTTTGAAAAATGGATGCGACTTGGTGATAGAACTTCCCTTCTGGTATGCCGTTCAACCGGCTGACTTTTTTGCAGAAGGAGCGGTAGGCTGCCTACATGCACTGGGCTGCCAGCAATTAGCTTTTGGTAGTGAGCTAGAGAATTTTGCCCCTTACCAAAAATTAGCCCAATGGGTGAGTGACCATGAAGAAACTGTGGCTTTGAAACAGCAAAATGAAGCCTTTCATGCCAATAATTATGGCAAGAGCTCGATTAGTCTCCTAGCTGATTTAGTGGCGGAAGTGCCTGAATTAAGGCGTTTAAAGATCGATTTCACTGATAACAGTAATGTCTTATTAGCCTATTCTTACGCTAAGGCCAATGCTAAGTATCAAGCGCCTATGTCCCTAACTGCAATCAAGCGACAAGGAAGTCAGCACCGAGACCAAGACATGAGCCCAGGGGCTAATTATGCTTCTAGTACCAGTATTAGAAAGGCACTGCTAGAGGACCAGGTAGACCCTCATCAGCTTGATCAGCTGATGCCCCAGGCCATGGTGGAAAAGCTTGAACTGGTTAATTACCATTCTTCCTGGTCAGCTTTATACCCCTTATTGCGTTATAAAATCTTATCTGAATCCCGTCAAAAGCTGGCAGACTATTATCAAGTTTACGAAGGCATTGAAAAAAACTTTATCGAAGCTGCTCGGAAGGAGACCTGCTATGCCGATTTTCTTAATCAGGTTACCAATAAAAAATGGTCTAAATACCGGATTCAGCGGGCACTCTTGATGATTTTTTTAGGGGTATCTGACCAGGAAATGCAGGATCATTTAAAGAAGCGCCAACCGCTTTATCTGTTAGGGGCTAATGCCAGGGGAAGAAATTATTTAAAAGGCTTAGAAATTACAGATCCATCTTCTTATGCTATGATAAACCGTGTAGGCAAGGATGAAAGTAAGGCCTGGCCTTTATGGATTCGTGTGGATGAAGTCTATCAGCGCATAGTTATGGAAAGCGAAGAAAGTCAGCTTTTCGCTCATCCTCCGATCATGTTATAA
- a CDS encoding YceD family protein — translation MKWSFQELRIKAQDPLKVDKTLDLKADLMNKNPEVLDLSPVKVQGYLIYDDHTVLAQLEIALTITLPSSRSLQPVDVAMQFPIRERYIESGWQSELVQDEDNLVIELEDNTVDLGRAIVDNIITHIPLKRLTPDELEATELPSGDDWNLMTEASFQNDEKKSDQIDPRFAKLKDLLSDDTSES, via the coding sequence ATGAAATGGTCTTTTCAAGAACTCCGTATAAAAGCCCAAGATCCCTTAAAGGTTGATAAGACCTTGGACCTTAAAGCTGATTTAATGAATAAAAATCCAGAAGTCCTCGACTTATCACCAGTAAAGGTTCAAGGGTATTTGATATACGACGATCATACAGTATTGGCTCAATTAGAAATAGCTTTAACTATAACGCTCCCATCTTCACGGTCTCTTCAACCGGTAGATGTGGCAATGCAGTTTCCAATTCGAGAACGCTATATTGAATCAGGTTGGCAAAGTGAACTTGTCCAAGACGAGGACAACTTAGTGATTGAACTTGAGGATAATACAGTGGATTTGGGGAGGGCCATTGTTGATAATATCATCACACATATCCCTCTTAAACGATTGACGCCTGATGAGTTGGAAGCAACAGAATTACCATCTGGCGACGATTGGAATTTAATGACAGAAGCTTCATTTCAAAATGATGAAAAAAAATCGGATCAAATCGATCCTCGCTTTGCCAAGTTGAAGGATCTATTGAGCGATGATACTTCTGAATCATAA
- the rpmF gene encoding 50S ribosomal protein L32, translating into MAVPKRKTSKQRKRKRRTHYKLEVPGMVTCPNCGEYRKSHHVCPSCGYYDGQDVMSNNEDAE; encoded by the coding sequence ATGGCAGTACCAAAACGTAAAACATCAAAACAAAGAAAACGCAAACGCCGTACTCATTACAAGTTGGAAGTTCCAGGAATGGTTACTTGTCCAAATTGTGGTGAATACCGTAAGTCACATCATGTCTGCCCAAGTTGTGGATACTACGATGGCCAAGACGTGATGTCTAATAATGAAGATGCAGAATAA
- a CDS encoding DUF3397 domain-containing protein has translation MSFSWTEIIIYLMPFLTLFLALYFRQYLNDGRHIHLLPIDVMHPILWLCFHYLTETIFYFSLLPLYFIILGILGLWGLYQEEKGEGAFRWTRFFRKLSKRLFVLTSISYLLMLIVRFIQVIIK, from the coding sequence ATGTCGTTTTCATGGACAGAAATTATTATTTATCTCATGCCTTTTTTAACTTTATTTTTAGCCCTTTATTTTCGTCAGTATTTAAATGATGGACGCCATATCCACTTGTTACCTATTGATGTCATGCATCCTATATTATGGCTATGCTTCCATTATTTAACTGAGACCATTTTTTATTTTTCCTTACTTCCCCTGTATTTTATTATTTTGGGGATTCTGGGGCTCTGGGGCTTGTACCAAGAGGAAAAAGGAGAGGGGGCTTTTCGCTGGACTCGTTTCTTTAGGAAACTCTCCAAGCGTCTCTTTGTTCTGACCTCTATTTCCTACTTACTTATGCTTATCGTTCGTTTTATCCAAGTTATCATTAAATAG
- the mraZ gene encoding division/cell wall cluster transcriptional repressor MraZ yields the protein MLMGEYKHNIDSKGRLIMPAKLRDDLGERFVITRGLDGCIFGYPKATWDLVQEKLKQLPLAKKDARAFTRFFYSAAQEVELDKQGRINIPQTLIDFAHLEKACRVIGVSERIEIWDEGRWLAEAESLSDNFEDIAENLFDFGL from the coding sequence ATGTTAATGGGAGAATATAAACATAATATTGATAGCAAGGGTCGCCTGATTATGCCTGCTAAATTGCGCGATGATTTAGGGGAGCGTTTTGTAATTACTCGTGGCTTGGATGGCTGTATTTTTGGTTATCCGAAAGCTACCTGGGACCTGGTCCAGGAAAAGTTAAAACAACTTCCCTTAGCTAAGAAGGATGCCCGGGCCTTTACCCGTTTTTTTTACTCGGCTGCCCAAGAGGTAGAACTGGATAAGCAAGGACGGATTAATATTCCCCAAACCTTGATCGATTTTGCCCATTTAGAAAAGGCCTGTCGCGTGATTGGTGTCAGTGAACGGATAGAAATCTGGGATGAAGGTCGCTGGCTAGCAGAAGCTGAGTCGCTTTCAGATAATTTTGAAGATATTGCAGAAAACCTGTTTGATTTTGGTCTTTAG
- the rsmH gene encoding 16S rRNA (cytosine(1402)-N(4))-methyltransferase RsmH, whose product MAETFHHITVLLKETVDALNVKEDGSYVDCTLGGGGHTSYLLSKLSAKGRLYAFDQDIQAINHAKDRFADAIDAGQLTLIHANFAQIEEELAQRGVKQVDGILYDLGVSSPQLDDRERGFSYKQDAPLDMRMDQSQTLTAKEVVNEWSYADLVRILKRYGEEKFAKAIARNIENHRQKAAITRTAELVEIIKEAIPAPARRKGGHPAKRSFQAIRIAVNDELGAIESSLSQALQLIKVEGRIAAISFQSLEDRIVKVMFKESSTVDNLPSQLPLLESQLPQAKFRLVNKKPIYPSQEELDKNSRAQSAKLRVIERVSE is encoded by the coding sequence ATGGCAGAAACATTTCATCATATTACGGTTCTTTTAAAAGAAACGGTAGATGCCTTAAATGTTAAAGAAGATGGTTCTTATGTAGATTGCACCCTGGGAGGCGGCGGTCATACCAGCTATCTCTTAAGTAAACTATCAGCCAAGGGCCGTCTTTATGCTTTTGACCAAGATATCCAGGCCATTAACCATGCTAAGGACCGCTTCGCTGATGCGATTGATGCGGGGCAACTGACTTTGATCCATGCCAATTTTGCTCAAATAGAAGAAGAGCTTGCCCAAAGAGGCGTTAAGCAAGTTGACGGTATTCTTTATGACTTAGGCGTGTCTTCCCCGCAATTAGATGATAGAGAGCGGGGCTTTTCCTATAAGCAAGATGCTCCTTTAGATATGCGGATGGACCAAAGTCAAACACTGACTGCTAAAGAAGTGGTTAATGAATGGTCTTACGCTGACTTAGTTCGCATCCTCAAACGCTATGGCGAGGAAAAATTTGCCAAGGCCATTGCGCGAAATATCGAAAACCACCGCCAAAAGGCTGCTATTACGCGGACAGCTGAATTAGTGGAAATTATCAAAGAAGCCATTCCCGCTCCAGCCCGCCGCAAGGGTGGTCACCCAGCTAAACGCAGTTTTCAAGCCATCCGTATCGCAGTCAATGACGAATTGGGAGCTATTGAAAGTTCCTTAAGTCAGGCTTTGCAATTGATAAAGGTTGAAGGGCGGATTGCTGCCATTAGTTTTCAGTCTTTGGAAGACCGAATTGTTAAGGTCATGTTTAAAGAGTCCAGCACTGTGGATAATCTTCCTAGCCAGTTACCCTTATTGGAAAGTCAATTGCCCCAAGCTAAGTTTCGTTTAGTAAATAAAAAGCCGATTTATCCCAGCCAGGAAGAATTAGACAAGAATTCACGGGCACAAAGCGCCAAGTTACGTGTCATTGAACGGGTATCGGAGTAA
- the ftsL gene encoding cell division protein FtsL — protein sequence MSSPALEREKAKLQYALPKEEIDHRYSHSAKSLNGHYHVETSTFFTGKDFLLSAGMILFLMVAIFWLINARSSVDAKRQELQNVQRETQALKTEKGNLQQEVNELSSYERVMQYAKDNGLKLEEENIRNVTNETSK from the coding sequence GTGTCATCACCAGCACTTGAAAGAGAGAAAGCTAAACTTCAATATGCCCTGCCTAAGGAGGAAATTGATCATAGGTATAGTCATTCAGCAAAATCTTTAAATGGTCACTACCATGTGGAGACCTCTACTTTTTTTACGGGAAAAGATTTTTTGCTTTCAGCAGGAATGATTCTCTTTTTAATGGTGGCGATTTTTTGGCTGATTAATGCACGTTCATCAGTGGATGCTAAAAGACAAGAATTACAAAATGTGCAAAGAGAAACCCAGGCCTTAAAAACGGAAAAAGGTAATCTCCAACAAGAAGTTAATGAACTATCTAGTTATGAAAGAGTTATGCAGTATGCTAAGGACAACGGCTTGAAGCTAGAAGAAGAAAATATAAGGAATGTCACCAATGAAACATCAAAATAG
- a CDS encoding penicillin-binding protein, whose protein sequence is MKHQNSKQNRLQFLHIMMLLVSFIFVLFVGRLAYIMLGGEVDGVDLRASAQQQYGRSSIQLAKRGTIYDVGGNAIATDATSYNLYAVLTSAWADEGAEPIHVPDDQKEHTAEVLSKHIDMSKEDILKQLNTENATQIEFGQAGKNLSYAKMQEIQNENLQGIHFDPQPSRLYPSGIFASHVIGYAQFQEAENPLDSRLVGQLGLEKSLDSHLAGKNAIKDYQAGHDQVAVNDANSDDEAANSEAKDGLDVYTTIDTRLQTYLEGLMSNIYDNYHPESMTAMLVEPSTGNVLAASQRPTFNMQTRKGIEDMWTNLLVGEAFEPGSVIKVLTIAAAIEEGVFDPDATYQSGSIIVDGIRISDWNKVGWGTITQLEGLSQSSNVLVVKLVQAMGYDTWHKYMVEFGLTQKPNSGFADEIAGSMNYDEELQKANTAFGQGIQVTPWALMQAYTAVGNGGKMMKLHVIDRLEKEDGSIEVVKPEVISSPISEETAQKTLKALESIVYAPTGTGKIYDVEGTRLAVKTGTAEIFDEKAGRYLSGESNYLHSVVGFAPSDHPQYILYLTLKKPSPTAGKLAQVQLSEIFVPFMKRAMEYGKLDQSDQAHLTAVPNVVNSSIQSGQQTMQGNGFVNVEVIGDGDKVIEQFPQAGTRRSLDNRVYLLTNGQVEMPNFLGLEKTEAITLARLLGINLKVNGEGKVISQNIEPGRPISDGQGLTVELQ, encoded by the coding sequence ATGAAACATCAAAATAGCAAGCAAAACCGTTTACAATTTCTGCATATCATGATGCTTTTGGTTAGTTTTATTTTTGTCCTCTTTGTAGGGAGACTGGCTTATATCATGCTGGGTGGAGAAGTTGATGGGGTGGACTTAAGAGCAAGTGCACAGCAACAATATGGAAGAAGTAGTATTCAATTGGCTAAACGTGGAACCATCTATGATGTTGGTGGCAACGCGATAGCTACGGATGCTACTTCTTATAATTTATACGCTGTTTTAACCTCCGCTTGGGCCGATGAAGGCGCCGAACCCATCCATGTTCCTGATGATCAAAAAGAGCACACAGCAGAAGTTTTAAGTAAGCATATTGATATGTCAAAAGAAGACATTCTCAAACAATTAAACACGGAAAATGCCACCCAAATTGAATTTGGCCAAGCTGGGAAAAACCTTTCTTATGCGAAAATGCAAGAAATTCAAAATGAAAACCTGCAAGGGATCCACTTTGACCCCCAACCTTCCCGCCTATATCCGTCGGGAATCTTTGCCTCTCACGTGATTGGTTATGCCCAATTTCAAGAAGCAGAAAATCCCCTGGATAGTCGCCTCGTGGGGCAATTAGGCTTAGAGAAGAGCTTAGACTCCCATCTGGCAGGAAAGAATGCTATCAAAGATTACCAGGCTGGCCATGACCAAGTCGCTGTCAATGATGCCAATAGTGATGATGAAGCGGCTAACAGTGAAGCTAAAGATGGCTTAGATGTCTACACGACCATCGATACCCGTTTACAAACCTACCTAGAGGGTTTGATGTCTAACATCTATGATAATTACCATCCTGAATCGATGACAGCCATGTTGGTTGAGCCTTCTACTGGGAATGTTCTCGCAGCTAGCCAACGACCGACTTTTAACATGCAAACCCGCAAAGGGATTGAAGATATGTGGACCAATCTTTTGGTTGGCGAAGCCTTTGAACCCGGGTCAGTCATTAAGGTTTTAACCATTGCTGCTGCTATCGAAGAAGGGGTTTTCGATCCTGATGCTACCTACCAATCGGGGAGTATTATTGTGGATGGTATCCGCATTAGTGACTGGAATAAGGTCGGTTGGGGAACGATTACCCAGTTAGAAGGATTATCCCAATCATCTAACGTGCTTGTGGTAAAATTGGTGCAAGCCATGGGCTATGATACCTGGCATAAGTATATGGTGGAGTTTGGATTAACTCAGAAACCTAATTCAGGTTTTGCTGATGAAATAGCGGGTTCGATGAATTATGATGAAGAACTCCAAAAGGCCAATACCGCTTTTGGACAAGGAATTCAAGTCACGCCTTGGGCCCTAATGCAAGCCTATACCGCAGTAGGAAACGGCGGCAAGATGATGAAATTACATGTGATTGACCGCCTAGAAAAAGAAGATGGCAGTATTGAAGTGGTCAAACCAGAAGTGATTTCCTCACCGATTTCTGAAGAAACCGCTCAAAAAACCCTGAAAGCCTTGGAGTCCATCGTCTATGCCCCAACTGGTACTGGTAAAATCTATGATGTTGAAGGTACCCGCCTAGCGGTTAAGACTGGGACAGCAGAAATTTTTGACGAAAAAGCGGGTCGTTACTTATCCGGTGAATCGAATTATTTACATTCAGTTGTCGGCTTTGCACCTTCCGATCATCCCCAATATATTTTATACTTAACCCTAAAGAAACCATCTCCGACAGCAGGAAAGTTGGCCCAGGTACAGCTTTCAGAAATCTTTGTTCCCTTTATGAAACGGGCGATGGAATATGGGAAGTTAGACCAATCCGACCAAGCCCATTTAACAGCAGTGCCTAATGTGGTTAACTCCAGTATCCAAAGTGGTCAGCAAACCATGCAGGGAAATGGCTTTGTCAACGTTGAGGTGATTGGTGACGGGGATAAGGTGATTGAACAATTTCCCCAAGCGGGTACCAGACGGTCTTTAGATAATCGTGTTTATCTCTTAACTAATGGGCAAGTGGAAATGCCTAACTTCCTTGGCTTAGAAAAGACGGAAGCTATTACCTTAGCACGTTTGTTAGGAATTAATCTCAAAGTGAATGGTGAAGGTAAAGTGATCAGTCAAAATATTGAACCTGGTCGACCAATTTCTGATGGCCAGGGGCTTACTGTAGAATTACAATAA
- the mraY gene encoding phospho-N-acetylmuramoyl-pentapeptide-transferase codes for MLFTFILSFLITVILMPIFIQWMHAKQFGQEILAIGPSWHKQKSGTPTMGGLVFLFASLLALTIHKLWHSYFSLPLVTLMLSLILFAGIGFVDDFLKIFKKQNEGLTSKQKFLSQLMASAVLILAMYFSGLNFSLPLPFGYSTSSFLVVFIFAVFWITGFSNAFNLTDGIDGLASGNGIISLTAYLIIFLKQGQMDLALFNVALIASLFGFLIFNMKTAKVFMGDAGSLAIGASLAVISLMSGNPWSLLVFGFIYVVETASVMIQVTYFKKTGKRIFKMTPIHHHFEMEGWSEWKIDFVLWGIAAALSVIGIFIF; via the coding sequence ATGCTATTTACCTTTATATTGAGTTTTTTAATAACGGTTATCTTAATGCCGATCTTTATCCAATGGATGCATGCTAAACAATTTGGTCAGGAAATTTTAGCCATTGGTCCCAGCTGGCACAAGCAAAAAAGTGGTACCCCCACTATGGGAGGGTTAGTTTTTCTCTTTGCTAGTTTGTTGGCCTTGACAATTCATAAACTTTGGCATTCGTATTTTTCTCTTCCTTTAGTTACTTTAATGCTTTCTTTGATTCTTTTTGCTGGAATCGGTTTTGTGGATGACTTTTTGAAAATTTTCAAAAAACAAAATGAAGGCCTTACATCGAAGCAAAAATTTCTATCTCAGCTTATGGCCTCGGCCGTTCTGATTCTGGCCATGTATTTTTCGGGGTTAAATTTTTCCTTACCGCTTCCCTTTGGCTATAGTACATCCTCATTTTTAGTGGTCTTTATTTTTGCGGTTTTTTGGATCACCGGTTTTTCAAATGCTTTCAATCTCACCGATGGGATTGATGGTTTAGCCAGTGGTAACGGAATTATTAGCTTAACTGCCTATCTCATTATCTTTTTAAAACAAGGGCAGATGGACCTGGCGCTTTTCAATGTTGCCTTGATTGCTTCTTTGTTTGGTTTTCTAATCTTTAATATGAAAACTGCTAAAGTCTTTATGGGTGACGCTGGTTCATTGGCAATTGGCGCTAGCTTAGCGGTGATTAGCTTAATGAGTGGAAATCCTTGGAGTTTACTAGTTTTCGGTTTTATTTACGTCGTGGAAACGGCTAGTGTCATGATTCAAGTCACTTATTTCAAAAAGACTGGTAAGCGAATCTTTAAAATGACCCCCATCCACCACCATTTTGAAATGGAAGGTTGGAGTGAATGGAAAATTGACTTTGTTTTATGGGGCATTGCTGCAGCTTTAAGTGTTATCGGAATTTTTATTTTTTAG
- the murD gene encoding UDP-N-acetylmuramoyl-L-alanine--D-glutamate ligase gives MEQTSSKQTVKNKKVLVLGLAKTGLSVVKKLAAEGAIVTVNDKQPLDENKAAQDLIEHNVRIISGYHPIELLDEDFAFMVKNPGIPYSNPMVQRAQELDLPIYTDIELLAWFNQAEVIGITGSNGKTTTTSLLGEILQGAKELTGKTEVAGNIGIPALTASQGLSSHDRLVLELSSFQLMGIETFRPHIAAIIDLYPTHLDYHGSIENYLAAKWRITKNQGTDDYLLLNYDQEILWQKAKESSAQIIPISIESELEKGAWYNEKEGALMWGSETVLKREDLFLPGKHNVQNALVALAIAKLLGVSNASIQAACSQFHGVKHRIQFVDQIKERRFYNDSKATNNEASITALRSFKEPLVWIAGGLDRGNGVEELLKELGQVHALVAMGETQDKFVDLANKAGISQISVAKNIEEATQAAYRLSQPGDVILLSPACASWDQYPNFEVRGQRFIDAVAELKKQES, from the coding sequence ATGGAGCAAACATCTAGTAAGCAAACAGTAAAGAATAAAAAAGTTTTGGTCTTAGGCTTGGCCAAAACGGGTCTGAGTGTGGTTAAGAAACTCGCTGCCGAAGGTGCGATTGTGACTGTCAATGATAAACAGCCCCTAGATGAGAATAAAGCCGCCCAAGATCTCATTGAGCATAATGTTCGTATTATTTCTGGCTATCATCCTATTGAACTCCTAGACGAGGACTTTGCTTTTATGGTCAAAAATCCTGGCATTCCTTACAGTAATCCTATGGTTCAAAGAGCCCAAGAGCTAGATTTACCGATTTATACTGATATTGAACTTTTAGCCTGGTTTAATCAAGCAGAAGTCATTGGTATTACCGGATCAAATGGTAAGACAACCACCACTTCTTTATTGGGAGAGATCTTACAAGGAGCTAAGGAATTAACCGGAAAAACGGAAGTAGCCGGTAATATAGGTATTCCGGCCTTAACCGCCAGCCAAGGCTTAAGTTCTCACGACCGCTTAGTGTTAGAATTGTCCAGTTTTCAATTAATGGGAATTGAAACTTTTCGTCCCCATATTGCAGCCATTATTGACCTTTACCCCACCCACTTAGACTACCATGGAAGTATTGAAAATTACCTTGCTGCTAAATGGCGGATTACTAAGAACCAAGGAACGGACGATTACTTACTATTAAACTATGACCAAGAAATTCTTTGGCAAAAGGCTAAGGAAAGTTCTGCCCAAATTATTCCGATTTCTATAGAAAGTGAGTTGGAAAAAGGGGCATGGTATAATGAAAAAGAAGGGGCCCTAATGTGGGGGAGTGAGACGGTCTTAAAACGAGAAGACCTCTTCTTACCTGGAAAACACAATGTTCAGAATGCCTTAGTCGCTCTTGCCATCGCTAAATTATTAGGCGTAAGCAATGCAAGTATCCAAGCAGCTTGTTCACAATTTCATGGGGTCAAACACCGGATTCAATTTGTTGATCAAATAAAAGAACGCCGCTTTTACAATGATTCTAAGGCGACCAATAACGAAGCCAGCATCACAGCCTTACGCAGTTTTAAAGAGCCCTTAGTATGGATAGCTGGTGGCTTGGATCGGGGAAATGGTGTGGAAGAACTATTAAAAGAGCTAGGTCAGGTGCATGCCCTAGTAGCTATGGGAGAAACCCAGGACAAATTTGTTGATCTCGCTAATAAGGCAGGAATTTCTCAAATTAGTGTCGCTAAAAATATTGAGGAAGCGACTCAAGCCGCATATCGTTTAAGTCAGCCAGGAGACGTGATTCTTTTATCTCCTGCTTGTGCGTCTTGGGACCAATACCCTAATTTTGAAGTGCGCGGTCAACGCTTTATCGATGCAGTAGCAGAATTAAAGAAACAGGAAAGCTAA
- the murG gene encoding undecaprenyldiphospho-muramoylpentapeptide beta-N-acetylglucosaminyltransferase, with the protein MRIVLSGGGTGGHIYPALALRKEILKQYPQAEFLYIGTEKGLEGKIVPDLGIDFQTIRIQGLKRSLSFDNVRTLAYMIKSIHQCKKYLKAFQPDVVIGTGGYVCAPVLYQAAKMKIPTIIHEQNSVAGVTNKFLSRYVDKICICYPEVKQDFKHHKNKVVFTGNPRAQELAGDSSQVDLDSFQLDNDLPTVLIFGGSRGAQRINEVVLDMVGELQHRSYQSIIATGDIYYEDWQARFPNMENFSNVRILPYINNMPELMRKVDLVVCRSGATTLTELTAVGTPSILIPSPNVTNNHQQHNAESLVNNQAAKMILEKDLSPKRLLQNIDELMTNPGKRIQMSHQAKNLGVPDASDRIIQVIKDLL; encoded by the coding sequence ATGCGAATCGTTTTATCTGGTGGTGGTACAGGCGGGCATATTTATCCAGCCTTAGCACTGAGGAAAGAAATTTTAAAGCAATACCCCCAAGCGGAATTCCTCTATATTGGAACAGAAAAGGGTCTTGAAGGGAAAATTGTTCCTGATTTGGGCATTGACTTTCAGACGATTAGAATCCAGGGGCTAAAACGCTCACTTTCCTTTGACAATGTGCGCACTCTAGCTTACATGATCAAAAGTATTCATCAATGTAAAAAATATTTAAAAGCTTTCCAACCAGATGTGGTGATTGGAACAGGTGGCTATGTTTGTGCACCGGTTCTTTACCAAGCCGCTAAGATGAAAATTCCAACGATTATTCATGAACAAAATAGTGTTGCTGGGGTCACCAATAAGTTTCTCAGTCGCTATGTTGATAAAATTTGTATTTGCTATCCTGAGGTCAAGCAAGATTTTAAACATCACAAAAATAAGGTGGTCTTTACCGGAAACCCTAGGGCCCAAGAATTAGCTGGAGATAGTTCTCAAGTTGATTTAGATAGCTTTCAATTAGATAATGACCTGCCAACAGTGCTTATCTTTGGCGGAAGCCGGGGGGCACAACGGATCAATGAAGTGGTTTTGGACATGGTGGGTGAACTACAACACCGGTCCTATCAAAGCATTATTGCTACTGGCGATATTTACTATGAGGATTGGCAGGCTCGTTTTCCTAATATGGAGAATTTTTCCAATGTTAGAATCCTGCCGTATATCAATAATATGCCTGAACTTATGCGTAAGGTAGACTTAGTTGTTTGTCGGAGTGGAGCAACGACGCTCACCGAACTGACGGCAGTCGGTACACCAAGTATCTTGATCCCTAGTCCTAATGTAACCAATAACCACCAACAGCATAACGCTGAAAGCTTGGTCAACAACCAAGCTGCCAAAATGATCCTAGAAAAAGACCTCAGCCCTAAACGGTTACTGCAAAATATTGATGAACTAATGACTAATCCGGGTAAGCGCATCCAAATGAGTCACCAAGCGAAAAACTTAGGCGTACCTGATGCTAGTGATCGGATTATTCAAGTTATTAAAGATCTGCTTTAA